The nucleotide sequence TGACATAAAAGCAAATTTAATTTCACAATTAACAGCGCCTGTTAGATGGACACAGTCTGTACAGCAAATGATTGCTGATGGAGCTACACACTTTACTGAAGTAGGTCCAGGAAAAGTATTGCAAGGGTTAGTAAAGAAAATACATCGTGAAGCCGAAACAGCATCAGCAACTTTAGAAGCTTAACCCTAGATGAATATATCTCGCAACACATCTATAATTCTATTGGTTATTGCAAATATTGCAGCAGACCAAATTTCAAAATTTTGGGTAAAAGCTGTGGTAGAACCTCGTAGTAGTACACCAATAATTGGTGACTATCTTACATTAAGAAATGTTGAAAATAAAGGTGCTTTTTTAGGAATGGGTAGTGATTTGAGCGACCCCTTAAGAATAATTCTATTACTAATATTACCAGCAGCTGTTCTTTTATTTGTACTTTATTATGTGTTTAAAGAAAAGCAAATGGATAGGTTGTCATTAATTGGCTTTTCGTGTGTTGTTGGTGGTGGGATTGCTAACGTTTTTGATAGGTTTGCTTACGGTAGAGTAACCGATTTTCTATTCATAGACCTAGGTTTTGTAAGTACTGGTATTTTTAATATTGCAGATTTATCTGTAACTACTGGAATGATATTAATACTTTGGTCTAGTTTAAAACAACGAAAAAAAGACAAAGTAAAGACATAAAAGAAGCCTCAACAATGTTGAGGCTGTTAATTGATACTGCTTATTTTTTATAAATTTTACCTTCTTTCATAACAAAAACTATGTTAGTCATAGTCTTTATGTTTTTAGTTGGATCATCATCCGTAGCAATGATATCTGCTAAAAAACCTTCTGATATTTGTCCAAGTTCATTACCCATTCCTAATACTTTAGCGTTTGTAATAGTTGCTGATTGAATGGCTTCTATTTCAGACATTCCAGCTTCAACCATATAACCAAATTCTTCTCCATTCTCTCCATGATTAAAAACTCCTGCGTCTGTACCAAAAGCAATTTTAACACCTTTTTTATAAGCTTTACCAAAAGTTGCTTGGATTTTTGGTCCAATTTCTAAAGCTTTAGGGACAATAATCGCTGGAAAATATCCTTCAATTTTTGCCTTCTCAACTACTTTTTTACCAGCAATAATAGTTGGTACATAATACGTCCCGTGTTTTATCATTAAATCCATGGTTTCTTCACTCATTAAAGTTCCATGTTCTATCGTCGTAACACCTCCAATTACTGCGCGTTGCATACCTTCATCTCCATGGGCGTGAGCAGCGATAATCATTCCATAATCTTTTGCTGTTTGACAGATAGCTTGTATTTCTTCTAAGGTAAACTGTGGGTTTTGTCCATTTTTAGCCATACTCAAAACACCACCTGTAGCAGTGATTTTAATATTATCGGCACCATCTTTATAGCGTTGTCTTACCGCTTTTTTAGCATCATCAACACTGTTAACAACTCCTTCTTTTGGTCCTGGATTTCCCATAAGGTCTTTACGTAGTCCATTAGTTGGGTCGGCATGTCCTCCTGTTGTACCAATAGCTTTCCCAGCTGTAAAAATTCTTGGACCTTTAACTTCACCGCTATTAATAGCGTTGCGCAATGAAATATTAACGCCACTTCCGCCCAAATCTCTAATGGTAGTAAAACCAGCCATAAGTGTTTTTTTAGCGTATTTTAAAGATCCAAAAGCAACATCAGCATCATTTTTAGTAAATGTATCCATATACCTGCTTGGACTGGATTCACCTTCAATATGCACGTGCATATCTATAAGTCCTGGCATAACAGTTTTTGTTTTTAGATCAACGACCACATCATCATTTCTTTCAGGATTTACAAATCCGTCTAAAACAGATTCAATTTTTTTACCAGATATTACTAAAGTTTTATTTTTTAAAACTTTTCCAGTTTTAGTATCAATTAATTTTCCACAATGTAAATAGGTGTTTTGGGCAGTAATACTAAATGATAGCAATATGGTAAGTAGAAAAAGTAATTTTTTCATTTTTTGGTTAATTGTTAAATGTTATAAATTTAAACCTCTAATTTAGGGATTTTTTCGAATGTTTTGCTCCCACTTCCAAGCAGAAGCTAATGCATCATCTAAACTAGAATGTGCTTTCCAGCCTAAAACAGTATTGGCTTTTTTGGTATTAGCATATGCCTCTATAATATCGCCTGCTCTTCTATCGGTCATTATATAATTAAGCTTTTGTCCAGAAACTCTTTCAAATGATTTAATAACATCTAATACACTGCTCCCTTTTCCAGTCCCGATATTAAAAGTTTCAAAATTTGAAGTGTTTTTCGCATTTAACAAACGTTGCAATGCAACTACATGCGCTTTTGCTAAATCTACTACGTGAATATAATCTCTTATACAAGTACCATCATGTGTTGGATAATCATCTCCAAAAACAGACAATTGTTCTCTTAATCCAATAGCAGTTTGCGTAATGAATGGCACTAAATTTTGCGGAACTCCAATTGGTAATTCACCAATTTTAGCACTTTTATGCGCACCAATTGGATTAAAATAACGTAAAGCGATGCCGTTAAACTCGTTATTAATTTTGCACACATCTTGAATAATCTCCTCACCTATTTGTTTAGTGTTCCCATAAGGCGATTCAGCTTTTTTTACTAGAGCGTCTTCGGTTATTGGCATAACATCTGCTTGTCCATAAACTGTGCAAGAGGAGCTGAAAATAAAGTTAGCAGTTTCAAGTTGTTGTATTTCTTGAAGTACGTAAACCAAGGTATTTATATTGTTCTCATAGTATAAAAGTGGTTTTTCAACACTTTCGCCAACTGCCTTACTTGCTGCAAAATGAATAACTCCTTGTATATCGCTATGCTTTTTAAAAAAAGATTGAACTTTAGGCTTTTCTTTTAAGTCAAGTTTTTCAAAAAAAGGTTTTATGCCTGTTATTGAAGCAATTCTATCTAAAACATCTTCCGAAGAATTTGATAAATCATCAATAATAATTACTTCAAAACCCTCATTTTGAAGCTCTACAACTGTGTGTGACCCAATAAACCCTAAACCTCCTGTTACAAGTATTTTAGCCATTTATAAAATCAATTATAGTACTAGTTATAAATGCAATTTGGTCGTCATCTAACTCTGTATGCATTGGCAATGAAATCACTTCCTTTATAAGCTGATTAGTTACAGGAAAATCTTCTTCTTTATATCTTGAATCTTGATATGCTTTTTGGCTATGTAATGGCACAGGATAATAGACACCACAAGGAATTCCGTTGTTGTTTAAATGCTCTACAAGAGCATCTCGTTTACCATTCGTTATTTTTAAAGTGTATTGATGAAACACATGATTATCATTATCCCCATCTCTAAATGGTATTATAATGTTTTCAATATTCTTAAAAGCTTCATCATATTTTTTAGCTGCATTTTTTCGACGTTCATTGTATACGTCTAATTTTGGAAGTTTTGTATTTAAAATAGCTGCTTGAATAGAGTCTAATCTAGAGTTTACACCAACCACATCATGATAATAGCGTCTATACATTCCATGATTTACAATACCTCTAATTATATGAGCTAAATCATCATCATTTGTAAAAATGGCACCACCATCACCATAACATCCCAAGTTTTTAGAGGGGAAAAATGATGTAGAAGCCACATGACCAATAGTTCCTGCTTTTTGCTTTGTTCCATTAGACGATGTATATGTCGCTCCAATAGCTTGCGCATTATCTTCAATGACATATAAACCATGCTCTTTGGCTATATCCATAATGGCATCCATATTTGCGCATTGTCCAAATAAATGTACAGGAACAATAGCTTTAGTATTAGGTGTAATGGCTTTTTTTATGGCGTCAATATCAATATTAAAGGTCTTTGGTTCAACATCAACCAAAACTGGAGTTAAACCTAATAATGCAATAACCTCTACAGTAGCAGCAAAGGTAAAGTCCGCAGTAATAACCTCATCTCCTGCTTTTAACCCTAATCCCATCATGGCTATTTGTAACGCATCTGTACCATTTGCACAAGGAATAACATGTTTTACACTTAAATAATCTTCTAAGTTTTTTTGAAATTCATGAACCTTAGGCCCATTAATAAAAGCTGTAGAATCTATAACTTCTAATACAGAAGAATTAACGGTCTCTTTAATTTCTTCATACTGACCTTTAAGGTCTACCATTTGTATTTTTTTCATCAGTAGAATTTGAATTTCTTAGTTAGCGAAAATACAAAATTCGTAGGTTTTTGCGAATGTATTTTAGATTAAAGAATGTATTTTAGCTTTATAGAAATTACTTTGAAAAGACTTTACAACATATTAACTCATATTGCCGCATTTCATATAAAAATAGCCGCCATTTTTAATAATAAACTAAAACTTGGTGTACAAGGCAGAGATGAGACTTTTTCTGTCTTAAAAAATAAAATTAGTGATAAAGACCAAGTTATTTGGTTTCATTGTGCTTCGCTTGGTGAATACGAACAAGGACTTCCTGTTTTTGAAGAAATTAGAGCTTCACAGCCTAACCATAAAATTGTACTTTCCTTTTTCTCGCCTTCTGGTTTTGAAATACGAAAAAACTCACCTATTGCAGATTGTGTCGTGTATTTACCCTTAGACACAAAGCAAAATGCTAAACAATTTCTTGATTTGATACAACCTGAATTAATCGTTTTTGTGAAATATGAGATTTGGCCAAATTACCTTCTAGAAATCAATAAGCGACAAATTCATGCTATTTTAATTTCTGCGTTATTTAGAAAAAATCAGAGTTTTTTCAAAGCTTCTGGAAAGTGGATGCAAGAAGCATTATTTGCTTTTAAACATATTTTTGTTCAGAATGAAACATCAAAAAAACTTTTAAATACTATTGGTTATCATGAGGTTACTGTTTCTGGTGACACTAGGTTTGATCGGGTTTCAAATCAATTAAAAATCAACAATAAATTGCACTTTATTGAAACTTTCAAACAAAATAAACTTTGCATTGTAGCTGGTAGCACTTGGCCAGAAGATGAAGCTTTATTTATTAACTCTATTAATAATGATAGTTCAAACACTAAATACATTATTGCACCTCACAATATTAAGAGTGGTCAAATTTCAAGTTTAAAAAACAAACTAAATAAACTAGCCATACTCTATTCTGAAAAAGACTCCGTTGATTTAACCAAAGCTAAAGTCTTTATAATTGATACTATTGGTATTTTATCGAAAATATATAGTTATAGTGATATCGCTTATGTTGGTGGTGCTATGGGTTCAACAGGATTGCATAACACCTTAGAACCTGCTGTTTTTGGCGTGCCCATTATTATTGGAGGAAACCATGAGAAATTTCCAGAGGCTAAAGCTATGATTGATAATAAAGGCATGTTCAGTATTGAAAACCAAACTGAATTTGATTCTATTTTAAATCGATTAATTAAAAATGATGATTTAAGAATCAAATCTGGTGAGTTTAATGCTAACTATATTTCTAAAAACAAAGGCGCAGTAGCACAAATATTAACATACCTAAACAAACGTTAAAGCTTTTAATTTGTTTGGATTATATGTAAATATCAAATAGGTTTGTTAGATGTCCTCTTTGAAGGGCTTATTCATAATCATAAACTAAATTTACACACATTATGTTTAAAACCAACCAACCAATATTCAAACTTTTTTGGATATGTATGTGTCTCGTTTCTGTAAATATCTTTGCGCAATCAGATTACAGAAATAATAACGAGTTAACAAATGCACTAAAACAAATTAAAAGCAAACATGCTTCAAATGTAAAACTTCAATCATTAACAAAAACTATTGGAGGGCATGACATTTGGGCTTTAACCTTATTTCAAGGAAAACCTGAAAACAATCCAGCAATTGCAATTGTAGGAGGTGTTGATGGGAGTTTATTACTGAGTAGAGAAATGGCTGTAAATATTGCTGAAAATATTTTGAACAACCATAAAGATGTTTTGGAACATACTACTTTTTATATTTTTCCAAACATGAGTCCACATGCTTCTCAACAATATTTCTCTTCACTTAAATATCATAAGTTGGGAAATGCTAAGGAAACTGATGATGATAGAGATGGCCTCTTTAATGAAGACCCTTTTGAAGATTTAAATAACGACGGATTAATTACTTTAATAAGAGTTGAAGATGTCACTGGAGATTATGTGAAGCTAAAAGAAGATGAAAGAATCATGGTTAAAGCCGATGCTCAAGAAGGTGAAAAAGGTGCTTATAAAGTCTATAGTGAAGGGATTGATAATGATAAAGATGGAAACTATAATGAAGATGGAGACGGAGGAATTCATTTCAATAAAAATCTAACTTACAATTTTCCATATTTCAAACCAGGAGCTGGTGAGCATGCTGTTTCTGAAAAAGAACATCGTGCACTTTTAGATTTTCTTTATGAGCAATGGAATATTTATGCAATAATCACTTTAGGTCCAACAAATAATTTATCAAATCCTTTAAAATATAATGCTGCAAATGCTAAAAAAAGAGTAGTGACTAGTATTTTAAAAGACGATGAAGCGTTAAATAAGTTTATTTCAAAAAAATACTCTAAAATTACTGATACCAAAGACGCACCAACTGCCAATGGGAAAGGCGGTGGATTTTTTGAATGGTCTTATTTTCACTTTGGTAAATTAGCTATGAGTACTCCAGGTTGGTGGGCACCAAAATTTAAAGGAGATTCTACTGTAAAAGCAAAAAAGAACTATAAAGCAAACTTTTTACAATGGGCTGAAGAAGAAAATCTGTCTAACCATTTTGTTGATTGGAAAGAGGTAAAACATCCTGATTTTCCAAATAAAAAAGTTGAAGTTGGAGGTATTGCTCCATTTAAAATGTCAAACCCTCCTTATAATATGGTTGGAGATATAAGCACGAAACATACCGATTTTGTTGTTGAACTGACTAAAATGCAACCAAATATTTCTATCGAAAATGTTACTACCGAAAAAGTAGATAATGGTCTTACTAGAGTAACCTTAAATATTCATAATAAGGGACTATTACCAACACATACCGAAATGGGTAAACGCTCGCGATGGTTAAGGCGTATTAAAGTTGATTTAAAACTAAATAGCAACCAAGAGGTAGTTTCTGGAAGAAAAGTTCAACTCATAGACAGTATTGATGGCGACAGTTCAGAAGAATTAACATGGCTAATTAAAGGCAAAGGCTCTGTAACGATTGAAGCAGGTGCTGCACACACAGGAACAGACTCAACAACCATTAATTTAAAATAAGAATCATGAAAACACATAACAAAATAAAACTCTTAATTGCGATTATGTTAATGGTTCCATTAGCAATAAATGCACAAAAAGCCGAAGAAATATTTAGAGCTGCAGGTTCACCTCACAACCCTAAAGTTCAAATTTCTTTTAACAAATACTATACAGCTGAAGGACTTGCAGCTATAAGCAAGAAAATTGCTGATGCTCATCCAAACTTAGTAAGAAGAGAATCTATTGGAAAATCTACTGAAGGAAGAGACATCTGGATGATGGCTATTACCAATTACAAAGTAGGAGATGCCGATAGAAAACCTGGATTCTATATTGATGGTAACATACACTCTAATGAAATTCAAGGTGCTGAAATTAGCACATATACAGCTTGGTATTTAACCGAAAATTTTGGAGATATTGACTATATCACAAATATGCTTAATGATCGTGTTTTTTATATCGTTCCAACCATCAATCCTGATGCTAGGAATAATTATATGAAAGAAGCCAATACAGGAAGTAGTCCAAGAGCTGGAATGATAGCTTTAGATGATGATAGAGATGGTTTGTTTGATGAAGATGGTCTTGAAGATTTAGATGGTGATGGCTCGGTTACAAGTATGCGTCGTAAAAATCCGAATGGGAACATGATTATTGACCCAAAAGACCCAAGAATGATGATTCAAGTTGGTCCTGATGATGTTGTAACAGCTCAACGTTATGAAAACCTAGGCTCTGAAGGAATAGATAATGATGGCGATGGTCGTGTTAATGAAGATCGTCCTGGTTACTATGACCCTAATAGAGATTGGGCTTGGAAATGGCAACCAGATTATATCCAAGGTGGTGCTTACAAGTATCCTTTTTCAGCTCCAGAAACAAGAGCCGTTGCAGATTTTGTACTAAAACATCCAAATATTGCTGGTGCGCAAAGTTTTCATAACTCTGGTGGGATGATTTTAAGAGGACCAGGTGCCGAAGAAGATCTATCTACATATAATAGAGCAGATATCGCTATCTATGATGCCATAGGTAAAAAAGGAGAAGAAATGATGCCTGGGTATCGCTATATGGTAGTTTACAAAGATTTATATTCTGTATTTGGAGGCGAATTAGACTGGTTCTATGGTAGTCGTGGTGTCTATACATTTACCAATGAAATATTCAGCTCTTTTGCTTATTATAAGACTAATGAAAGAGATAGAAACCAAATGTATAATTTTGAAAAAGATTTGTTATTAGGTGATGCTTTTACTGAATGGAAACCATACAACCACCCAACATATGGTGAGATAGAAATTGGAGGATTTAGAAAAAACATTGGACGTGCAACTCCAGGATTTATGTTAGAAGAAGAGTTGCATCGTAACATGGCATTTACATTTTATCATGCCTTTCATATGCCAAATTTATCTATTGATCAAGTTAAAGAAAAGAAAATAGGTGGTGGGTTAACCGAGGTTACTGCCTAT is from Pontimicrobium sp. SW4 and encodes:
- the lspA gene encoding signal peptidase II, coding for MNISRNTSIILLVIANIAADQISKFWVKAVVEPRSSTPIIGDYLTLRNVENKGAFLGMGSDLSDPLRIILLLILPAAVLLFVLYYVFKEKQMDRLSLIGFSCVVGGGIANVFDRFAYGRVTDFLFIDLGFVSTGIFNIADLSVTTGMILILWSSLKQRKKDKVKT
- a CDS encoding amidohydrolase family protein; this translates as MKKLLFLLTILLSFSITAQNTYLHCGKLIDTKTGKVLKNKTLVISGKKIESVLDGFVNPERNDDVVVDLKTKTVMPGLIDMHVHIEGESSPSRYMDTFTKNDADVAFGSLKYAKKTLMAGFTTIRDLGGSGVNISLRNAINSGEVKGPRIFTAGKAIGTTGGHADPTNGLRKDLMGNPGPKEGVVNSVDDAKKAVRQRYKDGADNIKITATGGVLSMAKNGQNPQFTLEEIQAICQTAKDYGMIIAAHAHGDEGMQRAVIGGVTTIEHGTLMSEETMDLMIKHGTYYVPTIIAGKKVVEKAKIEGYFPAIIVPKALEIGPKIQATFGKAYKKGVKIAFGTDAGVFNHGENGEEFGYMVEAGMSEIEAIQSATITNAKVLGMGNELGQISEGFLADIIATDDDPTKNIKTMTNIVFVMKEGKIYKK
- the galE gene encoding UDP-glucose 4-epimerase GalE, coding for MAKILVTGGLGFIGSHTVVELQNEGFEVIIIDDLSNSSEDVLDRIASITGIKPFFEKLDLKEKPKVQSFFKKHSDIQGVIHFAASKAVGESVEKPLLYYENNINTLVYVLQEIQQLETANFIFSSSCTVYGQADVMPITEDALVKKAESPYGNTKQIGEEIIQDVCKINNEFNGIALRYFNPIGAHKSAKIGELPIGVPQNLVPFITQTAIGLREQLSVFGDDYPTHDGTCIRDYIHVVDLAKAHVVALQRLLNAKNTSNFETFNIGTGKGSSVLDVIKSFERVSGQKLNYIMTDRRAGDIIEAYANTKKANTVLGWKAHSSLDDALASAWKWEQNIRKNP
- a CDS encoding DegT/DnrJ/EryC1/StrS family aminotransferase encodes the protein MKKIQMVDLKGQYEEIKETVNSSVLEVIDSTAFINGPKVHEFQKNLEDYLSVKHVIPCANGTDALQIAMMGLGLKAGDEVITADFTFAATVEVIALLGLTPVLVDVEPKTFNIDIDAIKKAITPNTKAIVPVHLFGQCANMDAIMDIAKEHGLYVIEDNAQAIGATYTSSNGTKQKAGTIGHVASTSFFPSKNLGCYGDGGAIFTNDDDLAHIIRGIVNHGMYRRYYHDVVGVNSRLDSIQAAILNTKLPKLDVYNERRKNAAKKYDEAFKNIENIIIPFRDGDNDNHVFHQYTLKITNGKRDALVEHLNNNGIPCGVYYPVPLHSQKAYQDSRYKEEDFPVTNQLIKEVISLPMHTELDDDQIAFITSTIIDFING
- a CDS encoding glycosyltransferase N-terminal domain-containing protein; protein product: MKRLYNILTHIAAFHIKIAAIFNNKLKLGVQGRDETFSVLKNKISDKDQVIWFHCASLGEYEQGLPVFEEIRASQPNHKIVLSFFSPSGFEIRKNSPIADCVVYLPLDTKQNAKQFLDLIQPELIVFVKYEIWPNYLLEINKRQIHAILISALFRKNQSFFKASGKWMQEALFAFKHIFVQNETSKKLLNTIGYHEVTVSGDTRFDRVSNQLKINNKLHFIETFKQNKLCIVAGSTWPEDEALFINSINNDSSNTKYIIAPHNIKSGQISSLKNKLNKLAILYSEKDSVDLTKAKVFIIDTIGILSKIYSYSDIAYVGGAMGSTGLHNTLEPAVFGVPIIIGGNHEKFPEAKAMIDNKGMFSIENQTEFDSILNRLIKNDDLRIKSGEFNANYISKNKGAVAQILTYLNKR
- a CDS encoding M14 family metallopeptidase, with translation MFKTNQPIFKLFWICMCLVSVNIFAQSDYRNNNELTNALKQIKSKHASNVKLQSLTKTIGGHDIWALTLFQGKPENNPAIAIVGGVDGSLLLSREMAVNIAENILNNHKDVLEHTTFYIFPNMSPHASQQYFSSLKYHKLGNAKETDDDRDGLFNEDPFEDLNNDGLITLIRVEDVTGDYVKLKEDERIMVKADAQEGEKGAYKVYSEGIDNDKDGNYNEDGDGGIHFNKNLTYNFPYFKPGAGEHAVSEKEHRALLDFLYEQWNIYAIITLGPTNNLSNPLKYNAANAKKRVVTSILKDDEALNKFISKKYSKITDTKDAPTANGKGGGFFEWSYFHFGKLAMSTPGWWAPKFKGDSTVKAKKNYKANFLQWAEEENLSNHFVDWKEVKHPDFPNKKVEVGGIAPFKMSNPPYNMVGDISTKHTDFVVELTKMQPNISIENVTTEKVDNGLTRVTLNIHNKGLLPTHTEMGKRSRWLRRIKVDLKLNSNQEVVSGRKVQLIDSIDGDSSEELTWLIKGKGSVTIEAGAAHTGTDSTTINLK
- a CDS encoding M14 family metallopeptidase, translated to MKTHNKIKLLIAIMLMVPLAINAQKAEEIFRAAGSPHNPKVQISFNKYYTAEGLAAISKKIADAHPNLVRRESIGKSTEGRDIWMMAITNYKVGDADRKPGFYIDGNIHSNEIQGAEISTYTAWYLTENFGDIDYITNMLNDRVFYIVPTINPDARNNYMKEANTGSSPRAGMIALDDDRDGLFDEDGLEDLDGDGSVTSMRRKNPNGNMIIDPKDPRMMIQVGPDDVVTAQRYENLGSEGIDNDGDGRVNEDRPGYYDPNRDWAWKWQPDYIQGGAYKYPFSAPETRAVADFVLKHPNIAGAQSFHNSGGMILRGPGAEEDLSTYNRADIAIYDAIGKKGEEMMPGYRYMVVYKDLYSVFGGELDWFYGSRGVYTFTNEIFSSFAYYKTNERDRNQMYNFEKDLLLGDAFTEWKPYNHPTYGEIEIGGFRKNIGRATPGFMLEEELHRNMAFTFYHAFHMPNLSIDQVKEKKIGGGLTEVTAYIKNDRLMPTHASQDLKYKITRPDYISIKGTNVVAGMIITNEDFGFTEEQKTNPETLRVANIPGNSIVKVRWIIKGNSNYTITVDSEKGGVVSNK